A region of Micromonas commoda chromosome 4, complete sequence DNA encodes the following proteins:
- a CDS encoding antibiotic biosynthesis monooxygenase (pfam 03992: ABM Antibiotic biosynthesis monooxygenase. This domain is found in monooxygenases involved in the biosynthesis of several antibiotics by Streptomyces species): MPTMQMSGEVVISVNAIVAPGREQEFLHVMSTAASESRMEPGCVCFHVSKLPGERAYMFYEVYQNDAAVEFHKGTPHYQAWNKFRETGGIQSLNAQVCDGVFIAPDAYTAYAEQEQELRAHAHMHSPDHDGHETRFDRVEDTSSPQRFSGAPKGFSHPRGLAEKPTRPGCISNFGHGGVRHSKKASPKVAAAEATLRFYEGGLAAEHGEVVYGHKDVQGLPPNKGRARVSEHDGAQPAYQGGSFNMNPAAPSSSPGASPGGKAMHQDWKMKSRHDLLCPKPLPPAKHLLPPNQPWAAQNQKSVFDGGMTANAQDEPRRMRHLPEKEWANQSYKSDFKAGEGTDPGPEKTPDPDVPWANAEKQSHMGFVDGTLSAAGGPVSYGHPSTMGATENQGRRVNKEMRDMMQKSYYKGAGMAPPPPVMEKREMDPRPWANQHYSKNSFGNGMAPPDEDPKPTPPKPAAQPWADDREAEPRAGVPRRMGGLRGYSK, translated from the coding sequence ATGCCCACCATGCAAATGTCCGGGGAGGTCGTGATCAGCGTCaacgcgatcgtcgccccCGGAAGGGAGCAGGAGTTCCTTCACGTGATGAGCACGGCCGCGTCCGAGAGCCGGATGGAGCCCGGGTGCGTGTGCTTCCACGTCTCCAAGCTccccggcgagcgcgcgtacATGTTCTACGAGGTTTACcagaacgacgccgcggtggagttTCACAAGGGGACCCCGCACTACCAAGCTTGGAACAAGTTCAGGGAGACCGGCGGCATTCAGAGCCTCAACGCGCAGGTGTGCGACGGTGTCTTCATCGCCCCGGACGCTTacaccgcgtacgccgagCAAGAGCAGGAGctgcgcgcgcacgcccacATGCACAGCCCCGACCACGACGGCCACGAAACGCGTTTCGACAGGGTCGAGGACACCTCCTCCCCGCAGAGGTTCTCCGGGGCGCCCAAGGGCTTCAGCCATCCCCGCGGTCTCGCCGAGAAGCCCACCCGGCCGGGATGCATCAGCAACTttggccacggcggcgtgcggcACAGCAAGAAAGCCTCGCCCaaggtcgcggcggcggaggccacCCTGCGGTTCTACGAGGGTGGACTCGCGGCCGAGCACGGCGAGGTGGTGTACGGCCACAAGGACGTCCAGGGCTTGCCCCCGAACAAGGGAAGGGCTCGCGTCTCCGagcacgacggcgcgcagcCGGCGTATCAGGGCGGCAGCTTCAACATGaatcccgccgcgccctcgagctcgcccggCGCCAGCCCCGGGGGCAAGGCCATGCACCAGGACTGGAAGATGAAATCCCGACACGACCTGCTCTGCCCCAAGCCCCTGCCTCCCGCCAAGCACCTGCTCCCGCCGAACCAGCCGTGGGCGGCGCAGAACCAGAAGTCGGTCTTTGATGGCGGCATGACTGCCAACGCGCAGGACGagccgaggaggatgaggcaCCTACCGGAGAAGGAGTGGGCGAACCAGTCGTACAAGTCGGACTTTAAGGCTGGCGAGGGCACCGACCCCGGGCCCGAAAAGACGCCGGACCCGGATGTGCCGTGGGCAAACGCCGAGAAGCAGAGCCACATGGGATTTGTCGACGGGACtctgagcgcggcggggggtcCGGTTTCCTACGGACATCCCTCGACCATGGGCGCCACCGAGAACCAGGGACGACGTGTCAACAAGGAGATGCGGGATATGATGCAGAAGAGCTACTACAAGGGGGCGGGCatggcgccgcctccgccggtgATGGAGAAGAGGGAGATGGACCCGAGGCCCTGGGCGAACCAGCACTACAGCAAAAACTCCTTTGGGAACGGGATGGCGCCCCCCGACGAGGATCCCAAGCCCACGCCCCCCAAGCCCGCCGCACAGCCGTGGGCGGACGACAGGGAAgccgagcctcgcgcgggtgtcCCTCGACGCATGGGAGGGCTTCGCGGGTACAGCAAGTGA
- a CDS encoding mRNA cap enzyme (pfam01331: mRNA capping enzyme, catalytic domain. This family represents the ATP binding catalytic domain of the mRNA capping enzyme; expressed) produces MSGRLPPRRDSVKASRLSTQLQKRRDAARQRQRDARRDLTDHARSLAFGAEDSGSEAGATRAVGDQDAMHRSSSNPQELALEHPGTSSTEAWLDVAQMGRESHHERSPRHRRSSSAPGKWSRESVARFSESQFMLPEWMVDVPPDLGHAWFATPRPKGQRVLVISSRGCTVSRLKNGRVLHRFPSALPGGSQRTKHGKAEDSFCILDCVFHQEDGVYYVMDCMAWNGMSMYDCTAEMRLSWLYSKLGDPETAECEAATGTGPNNRYRFAVPPTHNCDASGLRAAYGSPVPFRRDGIQFLAKDGNYELGVTPLAVMWKDPNTSDFFLDENPDGSDTQRVVLSLQSATGDVVTGDPTPIALARLPAQFLESAGRAAESAPAGGDSIGRDGTWRGNGGLRDGLLLRFAVGKGGLQIQDGLPVAADLVYEGIANQRRGGADTMTKILFQYYARREPITIEEIGMAVETQAREAAMAASSGSSASSVSIARSSQSFSGIPNGLFDF; encoded by the exons atgtcagGACGGCTTCCTCCGAGGAGGGATAGCGTGAAGGCATCTCGCCTCTCGACGCAGCTGCAAAAGCGAAG AGATGCCGCGAGACAGCGCCAGAGggacgcccggcgcgatctGACCGACCACGCGCGGtcgctcgcgttcggcgccgaggacagCGGGTCGGAGGCGGGCGCCACGAGAGCCGTGGGCGATCAAGACGCGATGCACCGGTCCAGCTCTAACCCGCAGGAGCTGGCGCTCGAGCACCCGGGCACGTCATCCACGGAGGCCTGGCTCGATGTCGCGCAAATGGGGAGGGAATCGCACCACGAGCGGTCCCCGCGGCacaggcgctcgagctcggcgcccggcAAGTGGTCGCGCGAGTCCGTCGCTCGCTTCTCGGAGTCCCAGTTCATGCTGCCGGAGTGGATGGTGGACGTGCCGCCGGACCTCGGGCACGCGTGGTTCGCCACGCCCCGTCCCAAGGGGCAGCGCGTGCTGGTAATATCTTCGAGGGGCTGCACGGTGTCAAGGCTCAAGAACGGGCGGGTGCTGCACCGGTTCCCGTCCGCGCTTCCCGGCGGGTCGCAGCGCACGAAGCACGGCAAGGCGGAGGACTCCTTCTGCATCCTGGACTGCGTGTTCCACCAGGAGGACGGCGTGTACTACGTCATGGACTGCATGGCGTGGAACGGCATGAGCATGTACGACTGCACCGCGGAGATGAGGCTGTCCTGGCTCTACTCCAAGCTCGGCgacccggagacggcggagtgcgaggcggcgacggggacggggccgAACAACAGGTACAGATTCGCCGTTCCCCCGACGCACaactgcgacgcgagcggcctgcgcgcggcgtacggCTCCCCCGTCCCGTTTCGGCGCGATGGGATCCAATTCCTGGCTAAAGACGGCAATTACGAGCTGGGAgtgacgccgctcgcggtgatgTGGAAGGATCCAAACACGAGCGATTTTTTCCTCGACGAGAACCCCGACGGATCCGACACGCAGCGCGTCGTGCTGTCGCTGCAGTCGGCGACCGGCGACGTGGTGACCGGAGACCCGACGccgatcgcgctcgcgaggttgCCCGCGCAATTTTTGGAGTCGGCgggcagggcggcggagagcgcgcccgcgggtggtGACTCgatcgggcgcgacgggacgtGGCGAGGAAACGGGGGACTGCGGGACGGCCTTCTGCTGCGGTTCGCGGTGGGCAAGGGCGGGTTGCAGATCCAGGACGGGCTGCCGGTGGCGGCCGACCTCGTGTACGAGGGCATAGCGAATCAGCGGCGAGGTGGTGCGGACACGATGACGAAGATTTTGTTTCAGTACTacgcgcggcgagagccAATCACGATTGAGGAGATTGGGATGGCGGTCGAAACTCAGGCTCGCGaggccgcgatggccgcctcgAGCGGGTCATCGGCGTCCAGCGTGTCGATCGCGCGATCTTCCCAGTCGTTCTCGGGGATTCCAAACGGGCTCTTCGACTTTTAA